From the Tripterygium wilfordii isolate XIE 37 chromosome 6, ASM1340144v1, whole genome shotgun sequence genome, one window contains:
- the LOC119999958 gene encoding ABSCISIC ACID-INSENSITIVE 5-like protein 5: MFKNLGNEPPGDSAGDGGGNRHLGSFQLTRQPSIYSLTFEEFENTMGGNLGKDFPGSMNMDKLLKNIWTAEETQSMTMTSTSSAGQEGQQLQHEGSLPLPQTMSQKTVDEVLRDIAKDCGVGKDGNAAVGANYPQRQQTLGEMTLEDFVVRAGVVREDIHMVGKVDNGVVFGDLSLVVNNNSGFGIGSQQGDRGGTGLIGNGASESINNGSGSNNQVSMQSPNLPLNVNGVRLNQNQLSLAQVSQKQQPQQPQILPKQPAVGGYMTQMPIQGGLASPGIRGGVAGLGNQGMNGTGLQGGGMGMMGIGAGVLSSPVNQLSSDVVGKSNGDSSSVSPLPYVFNGSLRGRRRNAAVEKVIERRQRRMIKNRESAARSRARKQAYTTELEEEVAKLKEENQELQKKQAEIMESQKHQVLETVNMQQGGKKRCLGGTQTGPW, encoded by the exons ATGTTCAAGAACCTCGGTAACGAACCGCCCGGCGATTCAGCCGGTGACGGAGGCGGGAACCGTCATCTGGGAAGCTTCCAGCTGACTAGGCAACCGTCGATCTATTCACTGACATTCGAGGAGTTCGAGAACACGATGGGGGGCAACCTTGGCAAGGATTTTCCAGGGTCGATGAACATGGACAAGCTACTGAAGAACATCTGGACAGCCGAGGAAACACAGTCGATGACCATGACTTCCACCTCCAGTGCAGGACAAGAAGGTCAGCAGCTCCAGCACGAAGGCTCCCTCCCTCTGCCACAAACGATGAGCCAGAAGACCGTTGATGAGGTCTTGAGAGATATAGCCAAGGATTGTGGTGTTGGAAAAGACGGAAATGCAGCTGTAGGAGCGAATTACCCGCAGAGGCAGCAGACTCTAGGAGAGATGACCTTGGAGGACTTTGTAGTGAGAGCTGGGGTTGTAAGGGAAGATATTCACATGGTGGGTAAGGTTGATAATGGTGTTGTTTTTGGTGATTTATCGCTCGTAGTGAATAATAATTCTGGATTTGGAATCGGATCACAACAGGGGGATAGGGGGGGTACAGGATTAATCGGAAATGGGGCGTCAGAGAGTATAAACAATGGTAGTGGTAGTAACAATCAGGTTTCCATGCAGTCTCCAAATTTGCCTTTGAATGTGAATGGAGTTAGATTAAATCAAAATCAGTTATCTCTGGCTCAAGTGTCGCAGAAGCAGCAGCCACAGCAACCTCAAATACTTCCCAAGCAGCCAGCAGTTGGAGGTTACATGACACAGATGCCTATACAGGGTGGTTTGGCTAGTCCTGGAATAAGGGGAGGGGTTGCGGGGCTAGGGAATCAGGGGATGAATGGTACTGGACTCCAGGGTGGAGGTATGGGGATGATGGGCATAGGGGCTGGGGTTCTTTCTTCTCCTGTAAACCAGCTGTCTTCGGATGTGGTTGGGAAGAGTAATGGTGATTCATCTTCAGTCTCACCGCTTCCTTATGTGTTTAATGGAAGTTTAAGGGGGAGGAGAAGGAATGCGGCTGTGGAGAAGGTAATTGAAAGGAGGCAGAGGAGAATGATAAAGAACAGAGAGTCAGCTGCAAGGTCACGGGCTCGTAAGCAG GCGTACACCACGGAATTGGAAGAAGAAGTTGCCAAGCTAAAAGAGGAGAATCAAGAATTGCAGAAGAAACAG GCAGAAATCATGGAAAGTCAGAAACATCAG GTCTTGGAGACGGTGAATATGCAGCAAGGAGGAAAGAAACGGTGCTTGGGAGGAACACAGACTGGACCATGGTGA
- the LOC119999957 gene encoding THO complex subunit 5B-like, translating to MEDGEIEEGMLEEEDAQVPQEHHPKTEKSPYEMLKESKTAVEEIVAKMLSIKKEGQSKSLLRELVTQMCLHFVTLRQANRSILLEEDRVKAETERAKGPVDFTTLQLQNLMYEKSHYVKAIKACKDFKSKYPDIELVPEEEFLRDAPEHIKGPEPASDTSHNLMLKRLNYELHQRKELCKLGEKLEQRKKGLLETIANRKKYLSSLPSHLKSLKKASLPVQNQLGILHSKKIKQHQSAELLPPPLYVVYSQFLAQKEAFGENIDLEIVGSVKDAQAFARQQANKETGISINIENSRLDDDAADEEDDGQRRRKRPKKVPSKDNLDQAGVYQVHPLKVILHIYDDEASDPKSANLICLKFEYLLKLNVVCVEIEGSTEGPENNILCNLFPDDTGHELPNQSAKLLFGDAMVFDEKRLSLPYKWAQHLAGIDFLPEVSPLLIEHETRNSEAAKSDSVVSGLSLYRQQNRVLTVLQRIRSRKKAHLVLVGQLDSLLKLKWPSLNYGSVPWALHSPLCNLHGWSAAGLATSGASSLPVIDTEQVQEPIDVNMDGKSGTRNNESESAREDGELPSLLPVASVGRNDKLTSSKLSNLEHSRQLSLISKNVISPLSKAKSPSFRKHDDLDLWLDTDSEVDEPTHVEPGTENAASIRCYEMVQESWVDYGVEEYYLVLSRKLDFNERNVSLEAKVKISKEYPLRPPLFAVSFHASGENSCESDGSEYNELRAMEAMVNLHILKILPEDEENFVLAHQVRCLAMLFDYYVDKASQPLEKRKSTSVIDIGLCEPVNGSLMARSVRGRDRRKMISWKDMECTPGFPY from the exons ATGGAAGACGGCGAGATAGAGGAGGGCATGCTGGAGGAGGAAGATGCGCAAGTACCTCAAGAACACCACCCTAAGACGGAGAAATCACCGTATGAAATGCTCAAAGAGAGCAAGACCGCCGTGGAGGAGATCGTGGCCAAGATGCTCTCCATCAAAAAAGAAGGCCAGTCTAAATCCCTACTCAGAGAGCTCGTCACCCAAATGTGCCTCCACTTCGTCACTCTCCGCCAG GCCAACCGTTCAATACTGTTAGAAGAGGATCGCGTGAAAGCGGAGACGGAACGTGCAAAGGGTCCGGTGGATTTCACTACCTTGCAGCTTCAGAATTTGATGTACGAGAAGAGTCACTATGTGAAAGCCATAAAGGCTTGCAAGGATTTCAAGTCCAAGTATCCTGATATTGAACTTGTGCCAGAGGAGGAATTTCTTCGCGATGCACCAGAACATATTAAGGGCCCTGAACCTGCAAGTGATACTTCACATAATCTAATGCTCAAGAGGCTCAATTATGAGCTGCACCAG CGCAAAGAACTATGCAAGCTTGGAGAGAAACTGGAACAGCGTAAGAAAGGTCTTTTGGAAACAATTGCAAACCGAAAAAAGTACTTATCAAGTCTTCCATCACACCTCAAGTCCCTCAAGAAAGCGTCCCTGCCAGTACAGAATCAATTAGGGATTTTgcattcaaagaaaataaagcaGCATCAATCTGCAGAGTTGCTTCCACCTCCTCTATATGTGGTTTACTCACAGTTCTTGGCACAAAAGGAAGCATTTGGTGAAAATATTGATCTGGAAATAGTAGGAAGTGTAAAGGATGCTCAAGCTTTTGCACGCCAGCAAGCTAATAAAGAAACTG GCATATCTATCAATATTGAGAATTCCAGGTTGGATGACGATGCCGCTGATGAGGAAGATGATGGCCAGAGAAGGAGGAAACGGCCAAAGAAGGTTCCAAGTAAGGACAACCTTGATCAGGCAGGTGTATACCAAGTTCATCCACTTAAGGTCATCCTTCACATTTATGATGATGAGGCTTCTGATCCCAAGTCAGCAAATCTTATCTGTCTGAAGTTTGAATACTTGTTGAAGTTGAATGTTGTATGTGTTGAGATTGAAGGATCCACTGAAGGACCTGAAAACAATATCTTATGCAACTTATTTCCTGATGACACCGGCCATGAGCTTCCTAACCAG TCTGCAAAGCTTCTTTTTGGGGATGCTATGGTATTTGATGAAAAAAGATTGTCATTACCATATAAATGGGCCCAGCATTTGGCAGGAATTGATTTCTTGCCAGAAGTTTCTCCATTGCTTATTGAACATGAAACTCGAAACAGTGAGGCAGCTAAAAGTGATTCTGTCGTATCTGGTTTATCACTATATCGCCAGCAAAATCGAGTACTAACGGTTTTACAGAGAATTCGCTCTAGGAAAAAGGCTCATCTGGTTCTTGT GGGACAGCTTGATTCTCTTTTGAAGCTTAAATGGCCTTCTCTGAATTATGGAAGTGTTCCATGGGCTTTGCATTCTCCTTTATGCAATTTGCATGGTTGGTCTGCTGCAGGTCTTGCAACTAGCGGGGCTTCATCTTTGCCCGTCATTGATACAGAGCAAGTTCAAGAACCTATAGATGTGAATATGGATGGAAAATCAGGTACTCGGAACAATGAGTCTGAGAGTGCAAGGGAAGATGGAGAGCTTCCTTCTTTACTTCCTGTTGCGTCTGTTGGAAGGAACGATAAGCTTACTTCCTCAAAACTATCTAACTTAGAACATTCGAGGCAGCTATCTTTGATTTCAAAGAATGTCATTTCTCCACTTAGTAAGGCAAAATCACCAAGTTTCAGGAAGCATGATGATTTAGATCTCTGGTTGGATACTGATAGCGAAGTGGATGAACCCACACACGTTGAGCCTGGGACAGAAAACGCAGCTTCTATACGATGCTATGAGATGGTGCAAGAATCATGGGTGGATTATGGGGTCGAGGAATATTATCTTGTTCTAAGCAGGAAACTGGATTTCAATGAGAGAAATGTTAGTTTGGAAGCCAAG GTCAAGATCAGCAAGGAGTATCCTCTAAGGCCACCTCTTTTTGCTGTGAGTTTTCATGCAAGTGGAGAAAATTCATGTGAGAGTGATGGATCTGAGTACAATGAACTCCGTGCCATGGAAGCAATG GTCAACCTTCATATATTGAAGATACTGCCTGAGGATGAAGAGAATTTTGTCTTAGCCCATCAAGTGCGCTGCCTTGCAATGTTGTTTGATTATTATGTTGATAAGGCATCTCAACcattggaaaagagaaagagcACCTCCGTCATTGACATAGGTTTGTGTGAGCCTGTTAATGGCAGTCTTATGGCCAGATCTGTTAGAGGAAGAGATAGGAGGAAGATGATATCCTGGAAGGACATGGAATGTACTCCTGGCTTTCCTTACTAA